The DNA segment AACGTAATTGGACTACCGGCTGTGCCGATTGCGATCAGCTTTGCGTTTACCAATAATTGAGTTCCCGATGCAAACTTTGCTGTGACTCCCGGATCAATCGTGAGCGTTGCGGTGGAAGGAATGGTGACTGTGCCCAAAATCTCCCAGGGAGCTCCCGAATGCCAAACAGCAGCTGCAATCGTGTTTCCTGGCCGCAACCCAACCGCGTTTTTAGTGCCGCCTCCGTTTCCAGTCAGGGTCAGTGATGCCAGAGAGTCAATACGAGTCGCTGAATCTGCTCCAATCGCATAGTTTCCGTTGTTGCTGATCGTGTTGTTGGAAAGGGGACCCCACGCGTAGCCTGTGTAATTGATTCCGTATGTGCCGTTGCCGGTGATCGTGGAATTGGTTACCTGTCCGCCGGTATTAATGGTAACGCCGGCTCCGGAACAATTGCTTATGGTAGAAGAATCAACTGTCACGTAATTTGCATTGCCTATATAGATTCCACTGGAGGAAGAATTGGATACAGTCAAATGGTCTATGGTTATCCAGGAGCCGGTATAAGGACCATTCATCGTAACTGAACCAGGGTCGGTAGCGCCGCCATAGGAAATATTGGCATACGATAATCGGCTGTTTATTACATCGGCGGGTGACGCAAAATAAATAGAACGCCAGCTGCCAGGCGTTGGGGTT comes from the bacterium genome and includes:
- a CDS encoding right-handed parallel beta-helix repeat-containing protein, translated to MRRSKTLSFSGVILVLLFFCGSAHSLDVCGTVSGTWTTSQSPYVVTCSVTVNSGVTLTIEAGVTVKFASATQLTVNGTLIAIGTAANPITFTSNAATPTPGSWRSIYFASPADVINSRLSYANISYGGATDPGSVTMNGPYTGSWITIDHLTVSNSSSSGIYIGNANYVTVDSSTISNCSGAGVTINTGGQVTNSTITGNGTYGINYTGYAWGPLSNNTISNNGNYAIGADSATRIDSLASLTLTGNGGGTKNAVGLRPGNTIAAAVWHSGAPWEILGTVTIPSTATLTIDPGVTAKFASGTQLLVNAKLIAIGTAGSPIT